One Odocoileus virginianus isolate 20LAN1187 ecotype Illinois chromosome 4, Ovbor_1.2, whole genome shotgun sequence DNA segment encodes these proteins:
- the IGSF11 gene encoding immunoglobulin superfamily member 11 isoform X3 — translation MVIPLSNANQPEQVILYQGGQMFDGAPRFHGRVGFTGTMPATNVSIFINNTQLSDTGTYQCLVNNLPDRGGRNIGVTGLTVLVPPSAPHCQIQGSQDIGSDVILLCSSEEGIPRPTYLWEKLDNTLKLPPTATQDQVQGTVTIRNISALSSGLYQCVASNAIGTSTCLLDLQVISRAFFYWRSKNKEEEEEEIPNEIREDDLPPKCSSSAKAFHTEISSSENNTLTSSNTCNSRYWSSNPKVHRNTGSFSHFGDLRQSFSLHSGNAGIPAIYANGSHLAPAPQKTLVVTASRGSSPQAVSKSNGSVSRKARPPPVPALHTHSYTVSQAALERIGAVPVMVPAQSRAGSLV, via the exons GTCATTCTCTATCAAGGTGGACAGATGTTTGATGGTGCCCCCCGATTCCATGGTCGGGTAGGATTTACAGGCACCATGCCAGCCACCAATGTCTCCATCTTCATTAACAACACTCAGCTGTCAGATACAGGCACCTACCAGTGTTTGGTTAACAACCTTCCAGATAGAGGTGGCAGGAATATTGGGGTCACTGGTCTCACAGTTTTGG TTCCCCCTTCTGCCCCACACTGCCAAATCCAAGGGTCACAGGATATCGGCAGCGATGTCATCCTGCTCTGTAGCTCAGAGGAAGGCATTCCTCGACCAACTTACCTTTGGGAGAAGTTAGACAATACCCTCAAACTACCTCCAACAGCGACTCAGG ACCAGGTCCAGGGAACAGTCACCATCCGGAATATCAGCGCCTTGTCGTCAGGTTTGTACCAGTGTGTGGCTTCTAACGCCATTGGGACCAGCACCTGTCTTTTGGATCTCCAGGTCATTTCTC GGGCATTCTTTTACTggagaagcaaaaataaagaggaggaggaagaagaaattccTAATGAAATAAG aGAGGATGATCTTCCACCCAAATGTTCTTCTTCTGCCAAAGCATTTCACACGGAGATATCCTCCTCGGAGAACAACACGCTGACCTCTTCCAATACCTGCAACAGCCGCTACTGGAGCAGCAACCCCAAAGTGCACAGAAACACGGGGTCGTTCAGCCACTTTGGTGACTTGCGCCAGTCCTTCTCCCTCCACTCGGGCAACGCCGGCATTCCAGCCATCTATGCCAACGGCAGCCATCTGGCCCCAGCCccgcagaagaccctggtggtgACGGCCAGCAGAGGGTCGTCACCGCAGGCCGTGTCCAAGAGCAATGGTTCTGTCAGCAGGAAGGCCCGGCCTCCGCCCGTACCGGCACTGCACACACACTCCTACACCGTCAGCCAAGCCGCCCTGGAGCGCATCGGCGCTGTCCCTGTCATGGTGCCGGCCCAGAGTCGGGCCGGGTCCCTGGTATAG
- the IGSF11 gene encoding immunoglobulin superfamily member 11 isoform X1 produces MVIPLSNANQPEQVILYQGGQMFDGAPRFHGRVGFTGTMPATNVSIFINNTQLSDTGTYQCLVNNLPDRGGRNIGVTGLTVLVPPSAPHCQIQGSQDIGSDVILLCSSEEGIPRPTYLWEKLDNTLKLPPTATQDQVQGTVTIRNISALSSGLYQCVASNAIGTSTCLLDLQVISPQPRSIGLIAGAIGTGAVIIIFCIALILGAFFYWRSKNKEEEEEEIPNEIREDDLPPKCSSSAKAFHTEISSSENNTLTSSNTCNSRYWSSNPKVHRNTGSFSHFGDLRQSFSLHSGNAGIPAIYANGSHLAPAPQKTLVVTASRGSSPQAVSKSNGSVSRKARPPPVPALHTHSYTVSQAALERIGAVPVMVPAQSRAGSLV; encoded by the exons GTCATTCTCTATCAAGGTGGACAGATGTTTGATGGTGCCCCCCGATTCCATGGTCGGGTAGGATTTACAGGCACCATGCCAGCCACCAATGTCTCCATCTTCATTAACAACACTCAGCTGTCAGATACAGGCACCTACCAGTGTTTGGTTAACAACCTTCCAGATAGAGGTGGCAGGAATATTGGGGTCACTGGTCTCACAGTTTTGG TTCCCCCTTCTGCCCCACACTGCCAAATCCAAGGGTCACAGGATATCGGCAGCGATGTCATCCTGCTCTGTAGCTCAGAGGAAGGCATTCCTCGACCAACTTACCTTTGGGAGAAGTTAGACAATACCCTCAAACTACCTCCAACAGCGACTCAGG ACCAGGTCCAGGGAACAGTCACCATCCGGAATATCAGCGCCTTGTCGTCAGGTTTGTACCAGTGTGTGGCTTCTAACGCCATTGGGACCAGCACCTGTCTTTTGGATCTCCAGGTCATTTCTC CCCAGCCCAGGAGCATTGGACTAATAGCTGGAGCCATTGGCACTGGTGCAGTTATTATCATTTTTTGCATTGCACTAATTTTAGGGGCATTCTTTTACTggagaagcaaaaataaagaggaggaggaagaagaaattccTAATGAAATAAG aGAGGATGATCTTCCACCCAAATGTTCTTCTTCTGCCAAAGCATTTCACACGGAGATATCCTCCTCGGAGAACAACACGCTGACCTCTTCCAATACCTGCAACAGCCGCTACTGGAGCAGCAACCCCAAAGTGCACAGAAACACGGGGTCGTTCAGCCACTTTGGTGACTTGCGCCAGTCCTTCTCCCTCCACTCGGGCAACGCCGGCATTCCAGCCATCTATGCCAACGGCAGCCATCTGGCCCCAGCCccgcagaagaccctggtggtgACGGCCAGCAGAGGGTCGTCACCGCAGGCCGTGTCCAAGAGCAATGGTTCTGTCAGCAGGAAGGCCCGGCCTCCGCCCGTACCGGCACTGCACACACACTCCTACACCGTCAGCCAAGCCGCCCTGGAGCGCATCGGCGCTGTCCCTGTCATGGTGCCGGCCCAGAGTCGGGCCGGGTCCCTGGTATAG
- the IGSF11 gene encoding immunoglobulin superfamily member 11 isoform X4 translates to MFDGAPRFHGRVGFTGTMPATNVSIFINNTQLSDTGTYQCLVNNLPDRGGRNIGVTGLTVLVPPSAPHCQIQGSQDIGSDVILLCSSEEGIPRPTYLWEKLDNTLKLPPTATQDQVQGTVTIRNISALSSGLYQCVASNAIGTSTCLLDLQVISPQPRSIGLIAGAIGTGAVIIIFCIALILGAFFYWRSKNKEEEEEEIPNEIREDDLPPKCSSSAKAFHTEISSSENNTLTSSNTCNSRYWSSNPKVHRNTGSFSHFGDLRQSFSLHSGNAGIPAIYANGSHLAPAPQKTLVVTASRGSSPQAVSKSNGSVSRKARPPPVPALHTHSYTVSQAALERIGAVPVMVPAQSRAGSLV, encoded by the exons ATGTTTGATGGTGCCCCCCGATTCCATGGTCGGGTAGGATTTACAGGCACCATGCCAGCCACCAATGTCTCCATCTTCATTAACAACACTCAGCTGTCAGATACAGGCACCTACCAGTGTTTGGTTAACAACCTTCCAGATAGAGGTGGCAGGAATATTGGGGTCACTGGTCTCACAGTTTTGG TTCCCCCTTCTGCCCCACACTGCCAAATCCAAGGGTCACAGGATATCGGCAGCGATGTCATCCTGCTCTGTAGCTCAGAGGAAGGCATTCCTCGACCAACTTACCTTTGGGAGAAGTTAGACAATACCCTCAAACTACCTCCAACAGCGACTCAGG ACCAGGTCCAGGGAACAGTCACCATCCGGAATATCAGCGCCTTGTCGTCAGGTTTGTACCAGTGTGTGGCTTCTAACGCCATTGGGACCAGCACCTGTCTTTTGGATCTCCAGGTCATTTCTC CCCAGCCCAGGAGCATTGGACTAATAGCTGGAGCCATTGGCACTGGTGCAGTTATTATCATTTTTTGCATTGCACTAATTTTAGGGGCATTCTTTTACTggagaagcaaaaataaagaggaggaggaagaagaaattccTAATGAAATAAG aGAGGATGATCTTCCACCCAAATGTTCTTCTTCTGCCAAAGCATTTCACACGGAGATATCCTCCTCGGAGAACAACACGCTGACCTCTTCCAATACCTGCAACAGCCGCTACTGGAGCAGCAACCCCAAAGTGCACAGAAACACGGGGTCGTTCAGCCACTTTGGTGACTTGCGCCAGTCCTTCTCCCTCCACTCGGGCAACGCCGGCATTCCAGCCATCTATGCCAACGGCAGCCATCTGGCCCCAGCCccgcagaagaccctggtggtgACGGCCAGCAGAGGGTCGTCACCGCAGGCCGTGTCCAAGAGCAATGGTTCTGTCAGCAGGAAGGCCCGGCCTCCGCCCGTACCGGCACTGCACACACACTCCTACACCGTCAGCCAAGCCGCCCTGGAGCGCATCGGCGCTGTCCCTGTCATGGTGCCGGCCCAGAGTCGGGCCGGGTCCCTGGTATAG